A window of Roseiflexus castenholzii DSM 13941 genomic DNA:
TGGCGAACGAGATCAGCGAAATGACAAACAGGGTTGGAATCATCAACACTACGCGACGCGCAATATACTGAAGCATGGCACGACTCTCTGAGGGTGCGTCGGGCAAGAGCGCCGCGCCTGCCCGACGCGCTATGCCTGATGCAGGTATGCGTCTCTCCCACAGGCATCGAGCCTGCGGGAGAAATCGTCAATCGTCCGTCCGATGCTCCTAATTGGTGTGTTTTGCCGGATCATCCCAGTAGTAGGTCTGCGTGTTGAGCAGGTTCTCGTCCTCGGTTGTATCGTCGTTGGGGAATCCGGCGCGGAAGCCTTTGAAGCCGTTCTTCACAATCGTCGGTGATGGCAGTTCACCGAGGATGCCGATCATCGGCAACTCCTCCGCCCAGATGTCGAGAATCTGACGGAAGAGCGCATTGCGCTTCTCCTCGTCCGGCTCGACATCGATCTGCTTCTGAATATCCCAGATTTTGGTGATGAAATGACCCTCCGGCGGTTGTTCAGCGTTGGGGTCATTCGGGTTGTTGTAGTAGATTCCCCACGCGGCAGCCCAGGGACGGTCGATCATGCTCCCCAGGAAAATCCAGGGCGCCACGATGGGTAACAGCGTCCGGTCACCACCCCAGAACGCCGCCTCGACCTCGTTCGCCTGATAGCGTTCGGTGTACAGCGAACGTTCCTGCGCTTTGTACGTCGCCTTAATGCCGACATCGGCAAAATACTTGATCATCGTCTGGACGGCGTCTTCATCGGGTGAACCCGCCTGCGCCGTGCCCTCAATGATGAAACTGATCGGACCGCTGCCATCCTTCCAGAGGCGGAAGCCCTGAGTATCCTTCTTGTCGTAGCCGGCCTGATCGAGCAGTTGATTGGCGCGCGCCGGATCGTACTCGATATACGCTTTCGTCAGTTTCTCGTAGTACTGCGGCGACATGCTCAACGGGCTGTACTGGCGCGGCACAGCGGTGCCATTGAAGACCAGTTCGTTGATTTCGTCGCGGTTGATCGCCAATGAGAGTGCAATGCGCACGTCGCGGTTCTGGAAGAACTCGCGGATCTTCGGGTTCTTCGCCGTGTGATTCGGCTGGAAAGCGATATGGTTGGCGCTGACGCCCAGCACTACCTGATAATCGCCGCGACTCTCATTCTCTTTGAGGAGTGTGAAGTCGCCAATGCTCACGTGGCGCGCCTGAAAATCGACCTCGCCCGCAATGATGCGCGTGTTGAAGGCATCGGGCGTCTCGAACAGCAGGTGGGTGATCTTGTCGATGTACGGCAACTGATTG
This region includes:
- a CDS encoding ABC transporter substrate-binding protein; translated protein: MNKNARRSISRRNFLRLSAVLGASAGLAACGGAPTAPAPTAAPSAPTAPPAPTVAPVATAAPPQAATAVPVAVSQFNEAPVLAELVQQGKLPPVDQRLPKNPVVLTGLDGVGKYGGTIRRGFRGFSDRWGPTKIQNEGLTWYNPDLSLRANIVESWEVSSDARQWTFKLREGMKWSDGSDFTTDDWKWWYENVLLNDQITTALPGVWSTGSPRVAMKAEFPDRYTAVFTFQDPKPLFAYNVTREQPFVHAGFMKQFHEGFADKAKLEADAKAAGFETWVQLFNDKNWWWTVGRPSLGPWVAVNTMTEQLFIMERNPYFWQVDEDGNQLPYIDKITHLLFETPDAFNTRIIAGEVDFQARHVSIGDFTLLKENESRGDYQVVLGVSANHIAFQPNHTAKNPKIREFFQNRDVRIALSLAINRDEINELVFNGTAVPRQYSPLSMSPQYYEKLTKAYIEYDPARANQLLDQAGYDKKDTQGFRLWKDGSGPISFIIEGTAQAGSPDEDAVQTMIKYFADVGIKATYKAQERSLYTERYQANEVEAAFWGGDRTLLPIVAPWIFLGSMIDRPWAAAWGIYYNNPNDPNAEQPPEGHFITKIWDIQKQIDVEPDEEKRNALFRQILDIWAEELPMIGILGELPSPTIVKNGFKGFRAGFPNDDTTEDENLLNTQTYYWDDPAKHTN